One stretch of Ipomoea triloba cultivar NCNSP0323 chromosome 8, ASM357664v1 DNA includes these proteins:
- the LOC116026753 gene encoding uncharacterized protein LOC116026753: MKDNNPKPFFIPKCFLFSLLISIPFLLLFSHRTSFSSLTSSSAAAVNRQSEEEGLKIRPGYASYESYIQRQLNKTLNPKLRKIWTTRDWARKIQVFTAFFGDLKGATLLSNSSKALCIGARMGQEVEALRRVGVSDSIGIDLVPSPPLVVRGDFHRQPFAADTFDFEFSNVFDHALYPDKFVGEIERTLKPGGVCVLHVSVTKQTDKYSANDLYSIEPLKKLFKQSELVRTRTIDGFGLDTEVVFRKKKKTQSQR; this comes from the coding sequence ATGAAAGACAATAATCCCAAACCATTCTTCATACCAAAATGTTTCTTATTTTCTCTCCTCATTTCCATACCTTTCCTCCTCCTTTTCTCCCACCGGACCTCCTTCTCCTCCCTCACATCATCCTCAGCCGCGGCCGTGAACCGCCAATCGGAGGAGGAGGGTCTCAAGATCCGGCCCGGTTATGCGTCCTACGAATCCTATATCCAGCGCCAGCTCAACAAGACCCTCAACCCCAAGCTCCGCAAGATATGGACGACCCGAGACTGGGCCCGAAAGATCCAGGTCTTCACCGCCTTCTTCGGCGATCTCAAAGGCGCCACGCTGCTCTCCAACTCGTCTAAAGCGCTGTGCATCGGCGCCCGGATGGGCCAGGAAGTGGAGGCACTGCGGCGGGTCGGGGTTTCGGACTCTATTGGCATCGATCTCGTCCCCTCGCCGCCGCTGGTGGTGCGCGGCGACTTCCATCGCCAGCCCTTCGCCGCCGACACCTTCGATTTCGAATTCTCCAACGTGTTTGACCACGCCCTCTACCCCGACAAATTCGTCGGGGAGATCGAACGAACGCTAAAGCCCGGCGGGGTTTGCGTCCTACACGTGTCAGTCACTAAGCAAACTGATAAATACTCGGCAAACGATTTGTACAGCATCGAGCCATTGAAGAAACTGTTCAAGCAGTCCGAGTTGGTTCGGACTCGGACCATAGACGGGTTCGGGTTGGACACGGAAGTAGTTTttaggaaaaagaagaagacccAATCCCAACGGTGA
- the LOC116027104 gene encoding uncharacterized protein LOC116027104 has product MAPPGRRPEPRGTPTEELLAQNLQQLTQLTQTLGNALLNNQRGGPDVAKIIAGHRPPFFTGKEDPLVLEDWIRTFDKMFEAVECPEERRVEIATFYFQQEADNWWSMMGPMYQQQGEFQWTDLKARMRDHFYPEHVKSAKYEEFLHLRQGTTSVQDYYAKYLELARFAPALAPDEPSRARKFVNGLNFETQKAVCVFECQTLGEAYNRAAKHYRVQQMQKEVREKGKRKFEGSSRGGEKNSKMSQGEAIRDYQRSGIPRPRRDFPTQSTGMTSRGWMKERHFYCKRCGKDHPGVDCIGMPVECFNCGKKGHRSFECQTSRREGSFRPSQSQEKTQQSGIQVKARNGGNMANSNTESTSKAPTSRSGPQQGRIFVMSKAQADVSDVVAGL; this is encoded by the exons ATGGCTCCGCCTGGAAGGAGACCAGAACCTCGTGGAACTCCTACCGAGGAACTGCTAGCGCAGAATTTGCAGCAGTTGACCCAACTGACTCAAACTTTGGGAAATGCGCTTCTCAATAATCAACGGGGAGGGCCAGATGTGGCTAAGATCATAGCTGGGCATCGTCCTCCATTCTTCACTGGTAAGGAAGATCCACTAGTGTTAGAAGATTGGATAAGGACTTTCGACAAAATGTTTGAGGCTGTAGAATGTCCTGAAGAAAGGAGGGTGGAGATAGCTACATTCTATTTCCAGCAAGAAGCTGACAACTGGTGGAGTATGATgggacccatgtatcaacaacaAGGAGAATTTCAATGGACTGACCTTAAAGCTCGAATGCGGGATCATTTTTATCCCGAGCATGTTAAGTCCGCTAAGTACGAGGAATTTCTACATCTACGTCAAGGGACGACATCTGTTCAGGACTACTATGCTAAGTATCTTGAGCTGGCACGATTTGCCCCTGCCTTAGCCCCGGATGAGCCAAGCAGGGCTAGGAAGTTTGTAAATGGATTAAATTTTGAGACTCAAAAAGCCGTTTGTGTGTTTGAGTGTCAGACTCTTGGAGAGGCTTATAACCGGGCTGCCAAACATTATCGAGTCCAACAGATGCAGAAGGAGGTTCGTGAGAAGGGTAAGAGGAAATTTGAAGGTAGTAGCAGAGGGGGAGAGAAGAACTCTAAGATGAGTCAAGGAGAGGCTATTCGGGATTACCAAAGAAGTGGGATTCCCAGACCTAGGAGGGATTTTCCAACTCAAAGTACGGGGATGACTAGTAGAGGATGGATGAAGGAGAGGCATTTCTACTGTAAAAGATGTGGGAAGGATCATCCCGGTGTCGATTGTATAGGGATGCCGGTAGAATGCTTCAATTGTGGGAAGAAGGGCCATCGCTCATTTGAATGTCAAACTAGCAGGAGGGAAGGGTCATTCCGTCCTAGCCAGAGTCAAGAAAAGACCCAACAATCTGGAATACAAGTGAAGGCTAGGAATGGAGGGAACATGGCAAATAGTAACACTGAGAGCACCAGCAAGGCACCAACTAGCAGGAGTGGACCCCAGCAAGGGAGGATCTTTGTGATGAGTAAAGCTCAGGCGGATGTGAGCGATGTGGTGGCAG GTTTGTAG